One window from the genome of Tachypleus tridentatus isolate NWPU-2018 chromosome 11, ASM421037v1, whole genome shotgun sequence encodes:
- the LOC143232235 gene encoding interference hedgehog-like isoform X5 → MWLSIRRNICFWCCVCMIVQKNFGETELSFRREPTSTMVEPGMNRAVFRCSVAPSGAKISWMLNGQFVDSSVEYLKFKDNGKKLIVALPIVDKWTHQWLAKQQSSGEDLFQCIGSYEGKSLVSRPAKLIVPELRSFPQQENIRVSVKTGNVAVIPCDPPQGVPRVITQFMFNNKKIDKSKDRYILMPSGDLQILDVKTTDSGAYQCIANNPFLGEMVKANHEVILEVKDTVDISPPVLSVTPVPTTSVVLGSNVTLECAADGNPPVEISWSKNGGRLPHRRHYQDAGNLLLFGVLEQDKGTYKCSAKNDVGLASAETKLEVQEIPVIVQAPEYKRVNEGEDAELQCVAQGYPALSITWINNGKLVSGNHLVKNKGRTLVLKKVTRQQAGIYQCFATNELDSTYAYSELEIVPDERVATSLENEVPTPEIDVFDYSKVKDYDDTQQGTEGSSLTSETKHVLNRGVKLVPPSKPNITRLSDDSVMVRWKVEKNDGLPIQFFKVQYKQAGGPWMTVDLDIPPHVWSYAVSNLQAETTYRFRIAAVYSNNDNKVGSASLYTLVKNPQVNKPTITPVILKAKAKDASTISLLWDLKETDPSVPIEGFFVHYRSTLNAGDYVKVTVLGAEKRSCNITHLAAATSYDFKMQSFNMAGASEFSNILTSRTTEKHENIFESEEELKDAENTYGSLTTRTMIQQKLINRQI, encoded by the exons ATGTGGCTGTCAATAAGACGAAATATCTGTTTTTGGTGCTGTGTTTGTATGATAGTCCAGAAAA ATTTCGGAGAGACAGAGCTGTCGTTCAGGAGAGAGCCAACATCTACTATGGTTGAACCTGGTATGAATCGTGCTGTATTTCGCTGTTCTGTAGCTCCGTCTGGTGCTAAGATTAGCTGGATGTTAAATGGACAGTTTGTAGATAGTTCAGtagaatatttgaaatttaaagatAATGGGAAGAAACTTATAGTCGCTTTACCTATTGTCGACAAGTGGACACATCAGTGGCTAGCCAAACAACAGTCGTCAGGAGAAGATTTGTTCCAATGTATTGGTTCCTACGAAGGAAAGAGTTTGGTCAGTAGACCCGCCAAACTTATAGTTCCAG agTTACGTTCTTTTCCTCAACAAGAAAATATCAGAGTTTCTGTTAAAACTGGCAACGTAGCTGTTATTCCTTGTGATCCTCCTCAAGGTGTTCCTCGAGTTATAACtcaatttatgtttaataataagaaaatcgACAAATCAAAAG ATCGCTATATACTCATGCCATCCGGAGATTTACAGATTTTAGATGTAAAGACAACTGACAGTGGTGCGTATCAGTGCATTGCAAACAATCCTTTCCTCGGTGAAATGGTCAAAGCCAACCATGAAGTCATACTTGAAGTTAAAG ACACTGTTGATATCTCTCCACCTGTGTTGAGCGTGACTCCTGTTCCAACAACTAGTGTCGTCCTTGGAAGCAATGTCACGTTAGAATGTGCTGCTGACGGAAATCCTCCAGTTGAAATTAGTTGGTCGAAAAACGGTGGACGTTTACCACATCGACGACATTATCAAGATGCAG GCAACCTATTGTTATTTGGAGTATTGGAACAAGACAAAGGAACGTATAAATGTTCTGCAAAGAATGACGTAGGTCTTGCGTCGGCAGAAACTAAACTGGAAGTACAAG AAATACCAGTGATTGTTCAAGCTCCAGAATACAAACGGGTGAATGAAGGAGAAGATGCTGAACTGCAGTGTGTTGCACAGGGTTATCCGGCCCTCTCCATTACATGGATCAACAATGGGAAATTAGTGTCTGGAAATCATCTAGTAAAAAATAAAG gACGTACTCTCGTTTTGAAAAAGGTGACTCGTCAACAAGCTggtatttaccagtgttttgcaACCAACGAACTTGATTCCACTTATGCCTACAGCGAACTTGAAATTGTACCGGATGAGAGGGTGGCCACATCTCTTGAAAACG AAGTGCCAACACCAGAGATTGACGTATTCGATTATTCTAAGGTGAAAGATTATGATGATACACAACAGGGTACCGAAGGTTCTTCACTCACTAGTGAGACCAAACATGTCCTCAACAGAGGAG ttaaaCTCGTGCCTCCCAGTAAACCAAATATAACGCGGCTGTCAGATGACTCTGTGATGGTGAGATGGAAGGTCGAGAAAAATGATGGACTTCCCATTCAGTTTTTTAAAGTCCAATATAAGCAAGCTGGTGGTCCGTGGATGACAGTGGACTTAGATATACCCCCTCACGTTTGGTCGTACGCTGTGTCGAACCTACAAGCAG AAACAACATATCGATTCAGGATTGCAGCAGTTTATTCGAACAACGACAATAAAGTTGGGTCAGCATCTTTGTACACGTTGGTCAAAAATCCGCAGGTGAATAAGCCTACGATTACGCCGGTTATATTGAAAGCTAAAGCGAAGGATGCATCTACGATATCTCTCCTTTGGGAT CTCAAGGAAACAGATCCTTCTGTTCCTATTGAAGGATTCTTTGTCCATTACCGATCTACTCTCAATGCTGGAGACTATGTGAAAGTCACCGTTTTGGGAGCTGAAAAACGATCTTGTAACATCACTCATCTCGCAGCTGCCACATCATATGACTTCAAAATGCAGAGTTTTAACATGGCAGGAGCGTCCGAATTTTCCAACATCCTTACCAGTCGAACAACAG aaaaGCATGAAAATATTTTCGAAAGTGAAGAAGAATTGAAAGATGCAGAAAATACTTATGGATCGTTAACCACAAGGACAATGATACAGCAGAAACTAATCAATCGACAAATTTAG